In the genome of Rhodoplanes sp. Z2-YC6860, one region contains:
- a CDS encoding histidine phosphatase family protein, translating into MPRPILYFVRHGETDWNRDRRLQGQHDIPLNALGRTQAEHCGVLLRDLLARNGRAIADYNYVSSPLGRARETMELMRGGMGLEPGAYRTDARLMEMSFGRWEGFTYAELQSREAAALAEQQRDKWGFVLPSGESYAQLEKRVQVWYEGLERETVAAAHGGVCRVLMAYIGVAEPAAASMGNIGQGVVYVFDGKSMIRHE; encoded by the coding sequence ATGCCGCGACCCATTCTTTATTTCGTCCGACACGGCGAGACCGACTGGAACCGGGATCGCAGGCTTCAGGGCCAGCACGACATCCCGCTCAATGCACTTGGCCGCACGCAGGCTGAGCACTGCGGCGTTCTGCTGCGCGACCTGCTCGCGCGCAACGGCCGCGCGATTGCGGACTACAATTATGTGTCGAGCCCACTCGGACGCGCGCGTGAAACCATGGAACTGATGCGCGGCGGGATGGGGCTTGAGCCTGGAGCCTATCGCACCGATGCGCGGCTGATGGAGATGTCGTTCGGCCGTTGGGAGGGGTTCACCTACGCGGAACTGCAATCGCGCGAGGCCGCGGCGCTTGCCGAACAACAGCGCGACAAATGGGGCTTCGTGCTGCCTAGCGGCGAGAGTTACGCACAGCTCGAGAAACGTGTGCAGGTCTGGTACGAGGGCCTCGAGCGCGAAACCGTGGCGGCTGCGCATGGCGGCGTTTGCCGCGTGTTAATGGCGTATATCGGCGTGGCCGAGCCCGCGGCAGCCTCGATGGGGAACATCGGCCAGGGCGTGGTCTACGTGTTCGACGGTAAATCCATGATACGGCACGAGTGA
- the fabI gene encoding enoyl-ACP reductase FabI, whose product MAEHAGLMRGKRGLILGVANNRSLAWGIARACREQGAELGFTYQGDALKKRVEPLAKEIGACLLGHCDVQDLASVDAVFEAAKANWGTLDFVVHAIAFSDKNELDGRYVDTTPDNFSKTLSISCYSFVAVAQRAEKLMPNGGSLLTLTYYGAEKWIPHYNVMGVAKAALETSVRYLAADLGAKKIRVNAISSGPIKTLAASGIGDFRYILGWTEHNAPLRRTVTTEEVGDAAVYLLSDMSRGVTAEILHVDAGYNIVGMKHPEAPDIDITMGKR is encoded by the coding sequence ATGGCGGAACACGCAGGTCTGATGCGCGGCAAGCGCGGCCTGATTTTAGGCGTCGCCAACAACCGCTCGTTGGCCTGGGGCATCGCCAGGGCCTGCCGCGAGCAGGGCGCCGAGCTTGGTTTCACGTATCAGGGCGACGCACTGAAAAAACGTGTGGAGCCGCTCGCCAAGGAAATCGGCGCCTGCTTGCTCGGCCATTGCGACGTGCAGGATCTGGCGAGCGTCGACGCGGTGTTCGAGGCGGCGAAGGCGAACTGGGGCACGCTCGACTTCGTCGTGCATGCGATCGCGTTTTCGGACAAGAACGAGCTCGACGGCCGCTACGTCGACACCACACCGGACAACTTCAGCAAGACGCTGTCGATCTCCTGCTATTCGTTCGTGGCGGTCGCGCAACGTGCCGAGAAGCTGATGCCGAATGGCGGCTCGCTTTTGACGCTGACCTACTACGGCGCCGAGAAATGGATTCCGCACTATAACGTCATGGGCGTGGCCAAGGCCGCGCTCGAAACCTCGGTGCGCTATCTTGCGGCTGATCTCGGGGCTAAGAAGATCCGCGTCAACGCCATCTCGTCAGGACCGATCAAGACGCTCGCGGCCTCGGGCATCGGTGACTTCCGCTATATCCTCGGTTGGACCGAGCACAACGCGCCGCTGCGGCGTACGGTGACGACCGAGGAGGTCGGCGATGCAGCGGTGTATCTTTTGTCCGACATGTCGCGCGGCGTCACCGCTGAAATCCTTCATGTCGATGCCGGCTACAACATCGTCGGTATGAAGCATCCGGAAGCGCCGGATATCGACATCACCATGGGCAAAAGATAA